One Streptomyces coeruleorubidus DNA segment encodes these proteins:
- a CDS encoding MarR family winged helix-turn-helix transcriptional regulator encodes MEPETFPEELADALVGVQRLIRRRLRREMPDPRLRGAEVELLRLVMTRPGIGISDAARDLGLAANSVSTLVNHLLQAGYLVRETAPADRRAARLLPTPAAGTRLREWRRRRADLLRRHVARLDEADRQALHAAIPALRKLAGTLHEEAEES; translated from the coding sequence ATGGAGCCGGAAACGTTCCCCGAAGAGCTGGCCGACGCGCTCGTCGGGGTCCAGCGGCTGATCCGGCGGCGCCTGCGCCGCGAGATGCCCGACCCCCGGCTGCGCGGCGCCGAGGTGGAGCTGCTGCGCCTGGTCATGACGCGGCCCGGCATCGGTATCTCGGACGCGGCCAGGGACCTCGGACTGGCCGCCAACTCGGTGTCGACCCTGGTCAACCACCTGCTGCAGGCGGGCTACCTGGTCCGCGAGACCGCCCCGGCCGACCGGCGGGCCGCCCGGCTGCTGCCCACACCCGCCGCCGGCACACGGCTGCGCGAGTGGCGCCGCCGTCGCGCCGACCTCCTGCGACGCCATGTGGCACGGCTCGACGAGGCGGACCGCCAGGCGCTGCACGCGGCGATCCCGGCCCTGCGCAAGCTGGCCGGCACCCTGCACGAGGAGGCCGAGGAGTCATGA
- a CDS encoding ABC transporter permease yields MSEAPAAPPAVSADPALGPGIDLLLKPPRPRAGWRLLPARVGAMCAVELQKLRHDRTELYTRAVQPALWLLIFGQTFTRIRAIPTGGIPYVDYLAPGIIAQSAMFIAIFYGIQIIWERDAGILNKLLVTPTPRSALITGKAFAAGVKSLVQAVVVLLIAALLGVALTWNPLKLLAVAAIVVLGSAFFSCLSMTIAGIVLSRDRLMGFGQAITMPLFFGSNALYPVSVMPGWLQAVSKTNPLSYEVDALRGLLLGTPHHLASDFAVLLVAAALGVAAASALLGRLAR; encoded by the coding sequence ATGTCCGAAGCACCCGCCGCACCGCCCGCCGTGTCGGCTGACCCCGCCCTCGGCCCCGGCATCGATCTGCTGCTCAAGCCCCCGCGGCCCCGCGCCGGCTGGCGGCTCCTGCCCGCCCGGGTCGGCGCGATGTGCGCGGTCGAACTCCAGAAGCTGCGACACGACCGCACCGAGCTCTACACCCGAGCGGTCCAGCCGGCCCTCTGGCTGCTGATCTTCGGCCAGACCTTCACCCGGATCAGGGCCATCCCCACCGGCGGCATCCCCTACGTCGACTATCTGGCACCCGGCATCATCGCCCAGTCCGCGATGTTCATCGCCATCTTCTACGGCATCCAGATCATCTGGGAGCGCGACGCCGGCATCCTCAACAAGCTCCTCGTCACGCCGACCCCGCGCTCGGCGCTGATCACCGGCAAGGCGTTCGCGGCGGGCGTCAAGTCGCTCGTCCAGGCGGTAGTGGTCCTCCTCATCGCCGCCCTGCTCGGCGTGGCACTGACCTGGAACCCGCTCAAGCTGCTTGCCGTCGCCGCGATCGTCGTCCTCGGCTCGGCCTTCTTCTCCTGCCTGTCGATGACCATCGCCGGCATCGTCCTCAGCCGCGACCGCCTCATGGGCTTCGGACAGGCGATCACCATGCCGCTGTTCTTCGGCTCCAACGCCCTGTACCCGGTCTCCGTGATGCCGGGCTGGCTCCAGGCGGTCAGCAAGACCAACCCGCTCAGCTACGAGGTGGACGCCCTGCGCGGACTCCTCCTCGGCACGCCCCACCACCTGGCCTCCGACTTCGCGGTGCTGCTCGTGGCCGCCGCCCTCGGCGTCGCCGCGGCCTCGGCCCTGCTGGGCCGTCTGGCCCGTTGA
- a CDS encoding MarR family winged helix-turn-helix transcriptional regulator: MSTPPLPDVSSPEVIEIERALTRITYLSTRARRHERLMALAGVPLDRAAVALLRQVADSEPLRPGELAARLGVEASHVTRTVQQLQKSGYATRVPDPDDRRAQRIELTDAGRQAITKIREVGVRGMQMALADWSPEELRQLATLFHRMVDDFLAHAGEPEPQSAPAGSA; encoded by the coding sequence ATGTCCACACCACCGCTCCCCGACGTCTCCTCTCCGGAAGTCATCGAGATCGAGCGTGCGCTCACCCGCATCACCTACCTGAGCACGCGTGCCCGCCGGCACGAGAGGCTGATGGCCCTGGCGGGCGTGCCGCTCGACCGTGCCGCCGTCGCGCTGCTCCGGCAGGTCGCCGACTCCGAGCCGCTGCGGCCGGGGGAGCTCGCCGCCCGGCTGGGAGTGGAGGCCTCGCACGTCACGCGCACGGTGCAGCAGTTGCAGAAGTCGGGCTACGCGACCCGCGTCCCCGACCCGGACGACCGGCGCGCCCAGCGCATCGAGCTCACCGACGCCGGCCGGCAGGCCATCACCAAGATCCGCGAGGTCGGGGTCCGCGGCATGCAGATGGCCCTGGCCGACTGGTCCCCCGAGGAGCTGCGGCAGCTCGCCACGCTCTTCCACCGCATGGTCGACGACTTCCTCGCCCACGCCGGCGAGCCCGAGCCCCAGTCCGCCCCGGCGGGCAGCGCCTGA
- a CDS encoding ANTAR domain-containing protein, with protein MPTDGGSERIFELQEEVRQLKEAVVSHAVVDQAIGMIVVLGRISPDQGWAVLKEVSQHTNIKLRNVAELILVWGRTGVMPREIRAELEDALDRAGPTQIPEAPPEQ; from the coding sequence ATGCCCACGGACGGGGGCTCGGAGCGGATCTTCGAGTTGCAGGAAGAAGTCCGGCAACTGAAGGAGGCGGTCGTCTCCCACGCGGTCGTGGACCAGGCGATCGGGATGATCGTCGTGCTCGGCCGGATCTCGCCCGACCAGGGCTGGGCCGTGCTGAAGGAGGTCTCCCAGCACACCAACATCAAGCTGCGCAACGTCGCGGAACTGATCCTCGTGTGGGGACGCACCGGTGTGATGCCCCGGGAGATACGGGCCGAGCTGGAGGACGCCCTCGACCGCGCCGGACCGACCCAGATCCCCGAAGCGCCGCCGGAGCAGTGA
- a CDS encoding peroxiredoxin codes for MTARVEAGDKVEDFALPDETGTVRSLSGLLAGGPVVLFFYPAALTPGCTAQACHFRDLAAEFAAVGAHPVGISGDTVERQQEFAGQHALGMPLLSDADGTVRERFGVKRGFSLAPTKRTTFVIAQDHTVLDVVRSELRMNAHADRALAALRAHRS; via the coding sequence GTGACCGCCCGCGTGGAGGCCGGGGACAAGGTCGAGGACTTCGCCCTGCCCGACGAGACCGGCACCGTCCGCAGCCTGTCCGGGCTGCTCGCCGGGGGACCGGTCGTCCTCTTCTTCTACCCGGCCGCCCTGACGCCCGGTTGCACCGCACAGGCCTGCCACTTCCGCGATCTCGCCGCCGAGTTCGCCGCCGTCGGCGCACACCCCGTCGGCATCAGCGGGGACACCGTCGAGCGCCAGCAGGAGTTCGCCGGACAGCACGCCCTCGGCATGCCCCTGCTGTCCGACGCCGACGGCACGGTCCGCGAGCGGTTCGGCGTGAAGCGCGGCTTCTCGCTGGCCCCCACCAAACGCACCACGTTCGTCATAGCGCAGGACCACACCGTCCTCGATGTCGTACGCAGCGAACTGCGCATGAACGCGCACGCCGACCGGGCGCTCGCCGCCCTGCGCGCCCACCGGAGCTGA
- the hemC gene encoding hydroxymethylbilane synthase, with amino-acid sequence MSVPELIRIVSRDSPMALAQVERVRAELATAHPGVRTEVVPVKTTGDKWMGDLSKVEGKGAFTKEVDAALLAGEADLAVHCVKDVPADRPLPAGTVFAAFLKRDDIRDALIHPGGLTLDELPSGTRIGTSSVRRVAQLAATHPHLDCVPFRGNANRRLAKLEAGEADALLLAVSGLERIGRQDVISEILSTETMMPPIGAGVLALQCREDDADLIDAVSGLGDPDTHRETTAERMFLHVLQGHCNSPIAGFARVDRGGELSLRACVFTPDGKTRLNAHEWAGRLDPATLGTSVAVALLRQGAREIIDGIPH; translated from the coding sequence ATGTCCGTCCCCGAACTGATCCGCATCGTCTCCCGCGACTCGCCCATGGCGCTCGCCCAGGTGGAGCGAGTCCGGGCCGAGCTGGCCACCGCCCACCCCGGAGTGCGCACCGAGGTCGTACCGGTGAAGACCACCGGCGACAAGTGGATGGGCGATCTGTCCAAGGTCGAGGGCAAGGGCGCGTTCACCAAGGAGGTCGACGCGGCGCTGCTGGCCGGGGAGGCCGATCTCGCCGTGCACTGCGTGAAGGACGTGCCCGCCGACCGGCCGCTCCCGGCGGGCACGGTGTTCGCCGCGTTCCTGAAGCGGGACGACATCCGGGACGCCCTGATCCACCCGGGCGGGCTCACCCTGGACGAGCTGCCCTCCGGGACGCGGATCGGCACCTCCTCGGTGCGCCGGGTCGCCCAACTGGCCGCCACGCATCCGCATCTGGACTGCGTGCCGTTCCGGGGCAACGCCAACCGGCGCCTGGCGAAGCTGGAAGCCGGCGAGGCCGACGCGCTGCTGCTCGCGGTCTCCGGCCTGGAGCGCATCGGCCGGCAGGACGTGATCAGCGAGATCCTCTCCACCGAGACGATGATGCCGCCCATCGGCGCCGGCGTGCTGGCGCTGCAGTGCCGTGAGGACGACGCCGACCTGATCGACGCGGTCAGCGGTCTCGGCGACCCGGACACCCACCGGGAGACCACCGCCGAGCGCATGTTCCTGCACGTGCTCCAGGGGCACTGCAACAGCCCGATCGCCGGGTTCGCGCGCGTGGACCGCGGTGGTGAACTGTCCCTGCGGGCCTGTGTCTTCACCCCGGACGGCAAGACCCGGCTGAACGCCCACGAGTGGGCGGGCCGGCTCGACCCGGCCACGCTCGGCACGTCGGTCGCCGTGGCGCTGCTGCGCCAGGGTGCCCGCGAGATCATCGACGGCATCCCGCACTGA
- a CDS encoding questin oxidase family protein codes for MDAHDTTGTLEEALERLHASRPERLGRLTNHAPMVVEALAAHGQAGAVHRWLDLYRPKLEDFPTPVAAVTRANWREALGEPHRADWIAYFGHALAEQPWRDVLAAWWPRLLPGLYGGSTHPVIRVGHAVRALEAGESAPRLAELAHGLGYWAARHRPVAGIAPLPAAPSAAGSLDAVPPIAEPRGGFPDRLATLRRLPLWAGDVTDPDTARARLAELVRAATHRYATHGHGEATMLVHAATAPNAVLRALGSLPRELWVPSLRAAWTASAAVTAMYATAEPVAHVPAPGRTAQEVLERALAHGDEHVIKLTDTALDVGDERALAAALHAVELSEPLVPN; via the coding sequence ATGGACGCGCACGACACGACAGGGACACTCGAAGAAGCCCTCGAACGGCTCCATGCCTCGAGGCCGGAGCGGCTCGGCCGGCTCACCAACCACGCCCCCATGGTCGTGGAGGCGCTCGCCGCGCACGGGCAGGCGGGCGCCGTGCACCGCTGGCTGGATCTGTACCGGCCCAAGCTGGAGGACTTCCCCACACCCGTGGCAGCCGTGACCCGCGCCAACTGGCGCGAGGCGCTGGGAGAGCCGCACCGGGCCGACTGGATCGCGTACTTCGGCCACGCCCTCGCCGAACAGCCGTGGCGGGACGTCCTCGCGGCATGGTGGCCACGGCTGCTGCCCGGGTTGTACGGCGGCTCCACGCACCCCGTCATCCGCGTCGGCCACGCCGTACGGGCCCTGGAAGCCGGCGAGAGCGCGCCGCGGCTCGCCGAACTCGCGCACGGGCTGGGCTACTGGGCCGCCCGGCACCGCCCCGTGGCCGGCATCGCACCCCTGCCCGCCGCGCCGAGCGCGGCGGGCTCCCTGGACGCCGTGCCGCCGATCGCCGAACCCCGGGGCGGATTTCCCGACCGGCTGGCCACCCTACGACGCCTGCCTCTGTGGGCGGGCGACGTGACCGACCCCGACACGGCACGGGCCCGCCTCGCCGAACTGGTCCGGGCCGCGACCCACCGGTACGCCACCCACGGCCACGGGGAGGCGACCATGCTGGTGCACGCGGCGACGGCGCCCAACGCCGTGCTGCGCGCCCTCGGTTCCCTGCCGCGCGAGCTGTGGGTGCCGAGCCTGCGTGCGGCGTGGACCGCGTCCGCGGCGGTCACCGCCATGTACGCCACCGCCGAACCCGTCGCCCACGTCCCCGCACCCGGCCGCACCGCGCAGGAGGTGCTGGAACGAGCCCTCGCCCACGGCGACGAACACGTCATCAAGCTCACCGACACCGCCCTCGACGTCGGCGACGAGCGGGCCCTCGCCGCGGCCCTGCACGCGGTCGAACTGAGCGAGCCCCTCGTCCCGAACTGA